A region from the Actinoplanes sp. OR16 genome encodes:
- the iolD gene encoding 3D-(3,5/4)-trihydroxycyclohexane-1,2-dione acylhydrolase (decyclizing), with amino-acid sequence MKHRLTVAQAVVRFLSAQWTERDGAEQRAVAGCLGIFGHGNVAGIGQALLQAQREHHGKTEMPYMLARNEQAMVHTAAGYARMRNRLATLACTTSIGPGATNMLTGAALATVNRLPVLLLPSDVFATRAATPVLQELEDPRAGDVSVNDAFRPLSRYFDRVQRPEQLPSALLTSMRVLFDPAETGAVTLCLPQDVQAEAYDFPDELFAKRVWHVSRPAPDPLAVERAAAAIRGASRPLIIAGGGVIYSEASAALDRFARETGIPVADTQAGKGALPWDHPNAVGGVGATGSPVANRLASHADVVLGIGTRYSDFTTASRSAFQHPNVRFVNLNVTAFDAGKLSALPLVADARAGLTALRPLMHGRRFTGDFGDAVRQWQARIDRAYVPANRDLPSQAEVIGVVNEACGTRDVVVQAAGSLPGDLQRLWRARHPKQYHVEYGYSCMGFEIAGALGIKLADPSREVYALVGDGSYLMMAQEIVTAIAEGVKLIVVLVQNHGFASIGALSQQTGSQRFGTAYRYKNPATGDYDGARLPVDLAANAESLGAAVIRCRTAADLAEGLKKARESERLTVVHIETDPLADGPSSEAWWDVPVAEVATLHSTRHAHAGYLEEKKRQRHHLRPGGR; translated from the coding sequence GTGAAGCACCGGCTCACCGTCGCGCAGGCGGTCGTCCGTTTCCTGTCCGCCCAGTGGACCGAGCGGGACGGCGCCGAACAACGGGCGGTGGCCGGCTGCCTGGGCATCTTCGGGCACGGCAACGTGGCGGGGATCGGGCAGGCGCTGCTGCAGGCCCAGCGCGAGCACCACGGCAAGACCGAGATGCCGTACATGCTGGCCCGTAACGAGCAGGCCATGGTGCACACGGCCGCCGGGTACGCGCGGATGAGGAACCGGCTCGCCACCCTCGCGTGCACGACCTCGATCGGCCCGGGCGCCACCAACATGCTCACCGGCGCGGCCCTGGCCACCGTCAACCGGCTGCCGGTGCTGCTGCTGCCCTCCGACGTCTTCGCCACCAGGGCGGCCACCCCGGTGCTGCAGGAGCTGGAGGACCCGCGGGCCGGCGACGTCTCGGTGAACGACGCGTTCCGGCCGCTGTCGAGATATTTCGACCGGGTCCAGCGCCCGGAGCAGCTGCCGTCCGCGCTGCTCACCTCGATGCGGGTGCTGTTCGATCCGGCGGAGACCGGCGCGGTCACCCTCTGCCTGCCGCAGGACGTGCAGGCCGAGGCGTACGACTTCCCCGACGAGCTGTTCGCGAAGCGCGTCTGGCACGTGTCCCGCCCGGCGCCCGACCCCCTCGCGGTGGAGCGGGCGGCCGCCGCGATCCGGGGCGCGTCCCGCCCGCTGATCATCGCGGGTGGCGGGGTGATCTACTCCGAGGCGTCCGCGGCGCTCGACCGGTTCGCCCGGGAGACCGGCATCCCGGTGGCCGACACCCAGGCCGGCAAGGGCGCGCTGCCCTGGGACCACCCGAACGCGGTCGGCGGGGTGGGGGCGACCGGCAGCCCGGTGGCGAACCGGCTGGCCAGTCACGCCGACGTGGTGCTCGGCATCGGCACCCGGTACTCCGACTTCACCACGGCCTCGCGCAGCGCGTTCCAGCACCCGAACGTGCGGTTCGTGAACCTCAACGTGACCGCCTTCGACGCCGGCAAGCTCTCCGCGCTGCCGCTGGTCGCCGACGCCCGGGCCGGTCTCACGGCGCTGCGCCCGCTCATGCACGGCCGGCGGTTCACCGGCGACTTCGGCGACGCCGTCCGGCAGTGGCAGGCCCGGATCGATCGGGCGTATGTGCCGGCGAATCGAGATCTGCCGTCCCAGGCCGAGGTGATCGGCGTGGTGAACGAGGCCTGCGGCACCCGTGACGTCGTCGTGCAGGCGGCCGGCAGCCTCCCCGGTGACCTGCAGCGGCTGTGGCGGGCCCGGCACCCGAAGCAGTACCACGTGGAGTACGGCTACTCCTGCATGGGCTTCGAGATCGCCGGAGCGCTGGGGATCAAGCTGGCCGACCCGAGCCGCGAGGTGTACGCGCTGGTCGGCGACGGCTCGTATCTGATGATGGCGCAGGAGATCGTCACGGCGATCGCCGAGGGCGTGAAGCTGATCGTGGTGCTGGTGCAGAACCACGGGTTCGCCTCGATCGGCGCGCTGTCCCAGCAGACCGGGTCACAGCGGTTCGGTACGGCGTACCGCTACAAGAATCCGGCCACCGGCGACTACGACGGCGCCCGGCTGCCGGTCGACCTGGCCGCCAACGCGGAGAGCCTGGGCGCCGCGGTGATCCGCTGCCGGACCGCGGCCGACCTGGCCGAGGGGTTGAAGAAGGCGCGGGAGTCGGAGCGGCTCACCGTCGTGCACATCGAGACCGACCCGCTCGCCGACGGGCCGTCCTCGGAGGCGTGGTGGGACGTGCCGGTCGCCGAGGTGGCCACCCTGCACAGCACGCGTCACGCGCACGCCGGATATCTGGAGGAGAAGAAGCGGCAGCGGCACCACCTGCGACCAGGAGGCCGATAG
- the iolB gene encoding 5-deoxy-glucuronate isomerase yields MSEEDARRRSGWPTRDRPVMNTPRVNPLVRRGSSAERPYDVMVNPENAGWHYSGLRVVVLPVGGRVRFVTGNDEMLVLPLAGGCDVACDDERLTLTGRRTVFSRVTDFAYLPRDSAVTLRAPNGGRFALPSARATRKLPFRYGPAEDVPVEMRGAGQASRQVNNFCTPEAFEADRLIACEVLTPGGNWSSYPPHKHDEEGPDESCLEEIYYFEVTTSPGGGPGCGFQVVNGHPDRPIDVCTEVRTGDVVLVPYGWHGPSMAAPGYDLYYLNVMAGPGERRWVVRDDPAHDWVRGRWQGQEIDPRLPLTSTRERRRV; encoded by the coding sequence ATGTCTGAAGAAGACGCCCGGAGAAGATCCGGCTGGCCGACCCGCGACCGACCCGTGATGAACACGCCCCGGGTGAACCCGCTGGTCCGGCGGGGCAGTTCCGCCGAGCGCCCGTACGACGTGATGGTCAACCCGGAGAACGCCGGCTGGCACTACAGCGGCCTGCGCGTGGTGGTCCTGCCGGTGGGCGGCCGGGTCCGGTTCGTGACCGGCAACGACGAGATGCTGGTGCTGCCGCTGGCCGGGGGCTGCGACGTGGCCTGCGACGACGAACGGCTCACCCTGACCGGCCGCCGCACCGTGTTCTCCCGGGTGACCGACTTCGCCTATCTGCCCCGGGATTCGGCGGTCACCCTGCGCGCGCCGAACGGCGGCCGGTTCGCGCTGCCGTCCGCCCGGGCCACCCGCAAGCTGCCGTTCCGGTACGGGCCGGCCGAGGACGTGCCGGTCGAGATGCGCGGTGCCGGGCAGGCCAGCCGGCAGGTGAACAACTTCTGCACGCCGGAGGCCTTCGAGGCGGACCGGCTGATCGCGTGCGAGGTCCTCACCCCGGGCGGCAACTGGTCGTCGTACCCGCCGCACAAGCACGACGAGGAGGGCCCGGACGAGTCCTGCCTCGAGGAGATCTACTACTTCGAGGTGACGACGTCGCCGGGCGGCGGGCCGGGCTGCGGCTTCCAGGTGGTGAACGGCCACCCGGACCGGCCGATCGACGTCTGCACCGAGGTGCGCACCGGCGACGTGGTGCTGGTCCCGTACGGCTGGCACGGGCCGTCGATGGCCGCGCCCGGCTACGACCTCTACTACCTCAACGTCATGGCCGGCCCCGGCGAGCGTCGCTGGGTGGTCCGGGACGACCCGGCGCACGACTGGGTCCGCGGCCGCTGGCAGGGCCAGGAGATCGACCCGAGGCTGCCGCTGACCTCCACCAGGGAACGGAGGCGAGTGTGA
- a CDS encoding GNAT family N-acetyltransferase — protein sequence MTSHVIRTATEQEIPAIGALVSHAFDDLAANHYLVPVPAEREKVMAGFFTIESETAFKQGRIDVIDHEDGGYAAVAVWFDRESDLPEIPGYLERLEAITGEHFERFGALGELFDKNHPHEEHWHLAFIAVRPSEQGHGLGGKLMDHMHAELDAKGTAAYLEATNENNVRLYRRHGYQPMDPCEIYLPDGTAFYRMWRTPS from the coding sequence ATGACGAGCCACGTGATCCGCACCGCCACCGAGCAGGAGATCCCTGCGATCGGCGCGCTGGTCTCGCACGCCTTCGACGATCTGGCAGCGAACCACTACCTGGTTCCGGTCCCGGCCGAGCGGGAGAAGGTCATGGCCGGCTTCTTCACGATCGAGTCGGAGACCGCCTTCAAGCAGGGCCGCATCGACGTGATCGACCACGAGGACGGCGGCTACGCGGCCGTCGCCGTCTGGTTCGACCGGGAGAGCGACCTGCCCGAGATCCCGGGCTACCTCGAGCGTCTCGAGGCGATCACCGGCGAGCACTTCGAGCGCTTCGGCGCCCTCGGCGAGCTGTTCGACAAGAACCACCCGCACGAGGAGCACTGGCACCTCGCGTTCATCGCGGTCCGCCCGTCCGAGCAGGGCCACGGCCTGGGCGGCAAGCTGATGGACCACATGCACGCCGAGCTGGACGCCAAGGGCACCGCGGCGTACCTGGAGGCCACGAACGAGAACAACGTGCGCCTCTACCGCCGCCACGGCTACCAGCCGATGGACCCGTGCGAGATCTACCTGCCGGACGGCACCGCGTTCTACCGGATGTGGCGTACGCCGTCCTGA
- a CDS encoding APC family permease — translation MSSTATQPGSQLSDALARDRLGVAAIVFFMMSAAAPLTVVAGVVPTGILVTGLTGFPIAFLAVALVLALFSVGYVAMARRIANAGAFYAYIAQGLGKPFGVGASWVALLSYNMFQVASYGGFGAIAQPLFVDWFGVDVPWYVLALAAWALVAVLGVRDVAVNGKVLATLLIAEIALTLVFGIAEIFTDGFTPSTSSLDPGALIGAGSGALLIMAVTGFVGFEQSVVFSEESRDPRRTVPRATYIAIAMIAVVYAFACWAMISAAGDGLVDRAAAEGPELFFNLAAVQLGDTALHLGHILFLTSLIAAMISFHNIIARYMFSLGREGVLPRAFGRTVPGTGAPKNGSLAQSAVGLAVIVAFAVFGWDPLVQLFFWGGTSGGLGVLLLVTLTSFAVIGYFARNPEGEDLLHRVIAPVLSSVLLLVMSYLALDNIATLLGVEPGSTPAIVVPASFFVLLVLGSLWALYLKSARPQVYAGIGLGARSATTTGGFSAALNNDAASGGETGYHR, via the coding sequence GTGTCGTCGACCGCAACCCAACCCGGAAGCCAGCTCTCCGACGCACTGGCTCGCGACCGCCTCGGCGTAGCCGCGATCGTCTTCTTCATGATGTCGGCGGCCGCCCCGCTGACCGTGGTCGCCGGCGTGGTGCCGACCGGCATCCTGGTGACCGGCCTGACCGGTTTCCCCATCGCCTTCCTCGCGGTCGCCCTGGTCCTGGCGCTCTTCTCGGTCGGTTACGTGGCGATGGCCCGGCGCATCGCCAACGCCGGCGCGTTCTACGCCTACATCGCGCAGGGTCTCGGCAAGCCGTTCGGCGTCGGCGCCTCCTGGGTCGCGCTGCTGTCCTACAACATGTTCCAGGTCGCCTCGTACGGCGGTTTCGGCGCGATCGCCCAGCCGCTGTTCGTCGACTGGTTCGGTGTGGACGTCCCCTGGTACGTCCTGGCCCTCGCGGCCTGGGCCCTCGTCGCCGTCCTGGGTGTGCGGGACGTCGCCGTCAACGGCAAGGTCCTGGCCACGCTGCTGATCGCCGAGATCGCGCTGACCCTGGTCTTCGGCATCGCAGAGATCTTCACCGACGGCTTCACCCCGTCCACCTCCTCCCTCGACCCCGGAGCCCTGATCGGTGCCGGATCCGGCGCGCTGCTGATCATGGCGGTCACCGGCTTCGTCGGCTTCGAGCAGTCGGTGGTCTTCAGCGAGGAGTCCCGCGACCCCCGCCGCACGGTTCCCCGCGCCACCTACATCGCGATCGCCATGATCGCCGTCGTCTACGCGTTCGCCTGCTGGGCGATGATCTCCGCGGCCGGCGACGGCCTGGTCGACCGGGCCGCCGCCGAGGGCCCCGAGCTCTTCTTCAACCTGGCCGCCGTGCAGCTCGGCGACACCGCCCTGCACCTCGGGCACATCCTGTTCCTGACCTCGCTGATCGCCGCGATGATCTCGTTCCACAACATCATCGCCCGGTACATGTTCTCGCTCGGGCGTGAGGGCGTGCTGCCGCGCGCGTTCGGCCGTACCGTGCCCGGCACCGGCGCTCCGAAGAACGGCTCGCTCGCCCAGTCCGCCGTCGGCCTCGCCGTCATCGTCGCCTTCGCCGTCTTCGGCTGGGACCCGCTGGTCCAGCTCTTCTTCTGGGGTGGCACCAGCGGCGGCCTCGGCGTCCTGCTGCTGGTCACCCTCACCTCGTTCGCCGTGATCGGGTACTTCGCCCGCAACCCCGAGGGCGAGGACCTGCTGCACCGCGTCATCGCGCCGGTGCTCAGCTCGGTCCTGCTGCTCGTGATGTCCTACCTGGCCCTCGACAACATCGCCACCCTGCTCGGCGTGGAGCCCGGCAGCACGCCGGCGATCGTCGTACCGGCGTCCTTCTTCGTGCTGCTGGTCCTGGGCAGCCTGTGGGCGCTCTACCTGAAGTCGGCGCGGCCGCAGGTCTACGCCGGCATCGGCCTCGGCGCCCGCAGCGCCACCACCACCGGCGGCTTCTCGGCCGCGCTCAACAACGACGCCGCGTCCGGCGGCGAGACGGGGTACCACCGATGA
- a CDS encoding GPP34 family phosphoprotein — translation MASPPQLPPADDLYLTAHDTIRGSSLLSPATLGLGLGAALLGELMLWRRVDLVETELVVIDERPTGDAATTAVLEQLRREAGQHGVRNWLAYLSTGIATDLVERRLARVGLIKRQEKRGLFSTKVSFVPADSMTAGWPATRIRTKVSRDENLDVADLLLAGLILATGLDQHVLATLNARDRARLFEQFRRFFPAMLQQLVAQAEAAVGDAVMARRA, via the coding sequence GTGGCGTCCCCGCCGCAGCTACCGCCCGCGGATGACCTCTACCTGACTGCGCACGACACCATACGAGGCAGTTCCCTGCTGTCACCGGCCACGCTCGGCCTGGGTCTCGGCGCGGCTCTGCTCGGTGAATTGATGTTGTGGCGGCGCGTCGACCTCGTCGAGACCGAACTCGTGGTCATCGACGAACGGCCGACCGGCGACGCCGCGACCACCGCCGTGCTGGAGCAGCTGCGTCGCGAGGCGGGTCAGCACGGCGTACGCAACTGGCTCGCGTACCTCTCCACCGGCATCGCCACCGACCTGGTCGAGCGTCGTCTCGCCCGGGTGGGGCTGATCAAGCGGCAGGAGAAGCGTGGTCTGTTCAGCACCAAGGTCTCGTTCGTGCCCGCCGACTCGATGACCGCCGGCTGGCCCGCCACCCGTATCCGGACCAAGGTCTCCCGCGACGAGAACCTCGACGTGGCCGACCTGCTCCTGGCCGGGCTGATCCTCGCCACCGGTCTGGACCAGCACGTCCTCGCGACCCTCAACGCCCGCGACCGGGCCCGCCTCTTCGAGCAGTTCCGCCGGTTCTTCCCAGCCATGTTGCAGCAGCTCGTCGCTCAGGCCGAGGCGGCCGTCGGCGACGCGGTGATGGCCCGGCGCGCCTGA
- a CDS encoding dioxygenase, giving the protein MPALFLSHGAPPLVDDPTWVAQLQELAAGLPRPTAILMASAHWESAPLMLGATTPAPLVYDFGGFAQKYYQVQYAAPGAPALADRVAALMPDSETVARTNRGLDHGAYVPLTVMYPDADIPVLQMSLPTLEPDRLLDLGARLAPLRDEGVLIIGSGFTTHGLPFLRDWRPDAAAPGWSREFDAWAAETLARGAVDELAAFRDHAPGMPYAHPTIEHFAPMFLTLGASTDPSAAPDQSVSGFWMGLSKRSFQTA; this is encoded by the coding sequence ATGCCCGCTCTCTTCCTCAGCCATGGCGCGCCGCCTCTGGTCGACGACCCGACCTGGGTGGCGCAGCTCCAGGAGCTCGCGGCCGGCCTGCCCCGGCCGACGGCGATCCTGATGGCGTCGGCGCACTGGGAGTCCGCGCCGCTGATGCTCGGCGCCACCACCCCGGCGCCGCTCGTCTACGACTTCGGCGGTTTCGCGCAGAAGTACTACCAGGTGCAGTACGCGGCGCCCGGCGCGCCCGCCCTGGCCGATCGGGTGGCGGCGCTGATGCCGGACTCGGAGACGGTCGCCCGGACGAACCGCGGCCTCGACCACGGCGCCTACGTCCCGCTGACCGTCATGTACCCGGACGCCGACATCCCGGTCCTGCAGATGTCGCTGCCCACCCTCGAACCCGACCGGCTGCTCGACCTCGGCGCCCGCCTCGCCCCCCTGCGCGACGAAGGCGTCCTGATCATCGGCTCCGGCTTCACCACGCACGGCCTGCCGTTCCTGCGCGACTGGCGCCCCGACGCGGCAGCGCCCGGCTGGTCCCGCGAGTTCGACGCCTGGGCCGCCGAGACCCTGGCCCGCGGCGCCGTCGACGAGCTGGCCGCGTTCCGCGACCACGCGCCGGGAATGCCCTACGCCCACCCGACGATCGAGCACTTCGCCCCGATGTTCCTCACCCTCGGCGCCTCCACCGACCCGTCCGCCGCCCCCGACCAGTCCGTGTCCGGCTTCTGGATGGGCCTCTCCAAGCGGAGCTTCCAGACCGCCTGA